A window of the Isosphaera pallida ATCC 43644 genome harbors these coding sequences:
- a CDS encoding DUF58 domain-containing protein encodes MRSSLRRGLGRLGRGVVQAIWPNQRLRLTREGSWYLAAWMLMVVMGFYHNNNFVMLVAALAFGPVVSSVFASASMLRRVTVSRRPPVSAVHEGGRLTIEYALDNSKWIAAAIALTLDEELQPEDKTLPRARRVPIRAFWEHVPAGRRGRVRWNGTAPGRGRYRFRSLEIMTAHPFGLLERRVSISMPAQLVVYPAVGVLTRRGRRLQREASESRRGQRQERSIQQLDYHGLREYRPGDSPRSIHWRTTARIGVPMVKEFEVQRQQDLAILVDPWLPRHHADADHREAVERAIQFAATVIVEVCRDPGRRVALGWTGTAPGARHGLTSPRLMHECLENLAVLKSHPEGKPADLIELLPPSTLREAFFVIVTTRPLTVADLAPTSNGCSPWWTRGFAQRAIILNAARGDLDDYIQFTETAAKLDGLPAAPAHNPPTPPPPSWPAQPSTLPTPASVSPTPPDLPPASPAQPGAAA; translated from the coding sequence ATGCGTTCATCCCTACGACGCGGTTTGGGGCGGTTGGGGCGTGGTGTGGTCCAGGCGATCTGGCCCAACCAGCGTCTACGCCTCACCCGCGAAGGATCGTGGTATCTGGCGGCCTGGATGCTCATGGTCGTCATGGGATTTTACCACAACAACAACTTCGTGATGCTGGTGGCGGCCCTGGCGTTTGGTCCAGTGGTGAGTTCGGTCTTCGCCTCCGCGTCGATGCTCAGACGTGTGACCGTCAGCCGCCGCCCACCGGTCTCGGCGGTTCACGAAGGCGGCCGTCTGACCATCGAATATGCGCTGGACAACTCCAAGTGGATCGCCGCGGCAATCGCCCTCACCCTTGATGAGGAACTCCAACCGGAGGACAAAACCTTGCCTCGGGCCCGTCGGGTGCCAATTCGGGCGTTTTGGGAGCATGTGCCGGCCGGTCGCCGCGGTCGGGTCCGTTGGAACGGGACGGCTCCGGGACGGGGCCGCTACCGGTTTCGGAGTCTGGAGATCATGACGGCTCATCCGTTTGGGCTTCTGGAGCGACGGGTGAGCATTTCCATGCCAGCTCAACTGGTGGTCTATCCGGCCGTAGGGGTTTTGACCCGTCGCGGCCGCCGCCTGCAACGGGAAGCTTCCGAGTCACGCCGGGGCCAACGCCAGGAGCGTAGCATCCAACAACTGGACTATCATGGTCTGCGAGAATATCGTCCCGGCGACAGCCCGCGGTCGATCCACTGGCGGACCACCGCCCGGATCGGGGTTCCAATGGTCAAGGAGTTCGAGGTCCAACGCCAACAGGATTTAGCGATCCTGGTCGATCCCTGGCTGCCCCGCCATCACGCCGACGCCGACCACCGCGAGGCGGTCGAGCGGGCCATTCAGTTCGCCGCCACCGTCATCGTCGAAGTCTGCCGTGACCCCGGACGACGAGTCGCCTTGGGTTGGACCGGGACCGCCCCCGGCGCGCGTCACGGCTTGACCTCGCCTCGTCTCATGCACGAATGTCTGGAAAATTTGGCGGTTCTCAAATCGCACCCCGAAGGCAAACCAGCCGACCTGATCGAACTCTTGCCTCCTTCGACCTTGCGCGAAGCCTTCTTCGTGATTGTCACCACCCGTCCTCTGACCGTGGCCGACCTCGCCCCCACCTCCAACGGTTGCTCCCCCTGGTGGACCCGAGGCTTCGCCCAACGCGCGATCATCCTCAACGCCGCTCGCGGCGATCTGGACGACTACATCCAGTTCACCGAGACCGCTGCCAAGCTCGATGGCTTGCCTGCTGCGCCTGCTCATAATCCCCCTACGCCTCCCCCGCCGTCCTGGCCGGCCCAACCTTCAACCCTCCCAACTCCCGCATCGGTTTCTCCGACGCCGCCTGACCTTCCTCCCGCCTCCCCCGCCCAACCCGGCGCGGCAGCTTGA
- a CDS encoding transglutaminase TgpA family protein, which yields MRSKFPLVYRVSFYITVTLAVLIVCYEDASENIMSRWLPLAMILVSCLALVTVDRDPRYGLSISSSTLLSWMAILLAYLEYAVHSRDVIAPLTHWLIYLQLVKIYRFKRAPDDWWILGIGLVLVVVGAVMNRGSESLGPLILVWAFAGLWTLGLFHLARAAERSRLAEGRTQRSSPLASQEKPGSAVTTPLDAGRRRTVAAPYPHLFDPPFFIVVARVGMVTLALGGVFYLLAPRFSTQGQMGTAAAGRTSLTGFDERTPVKLGRLGTILENNDLVFSATLTDEHGNDINPDDLNEPLLWRGLVMGRYERSSWTSVLINNPSPPPARRSDTARQICQQITLEPTRQTVRFALGPILQIETLGDEPMQFHASSGTLRSPQGNANWEYLVWSAADRDDPVGAELSEGPLDREDLLTYTQISNDLRQQLQPLALQATKGGDPYDNLALARRIEAFLRDSGEFGYSLVQTRTDPSLDPVVDFLTNHRTGHCEYYATALALMLRALEIPARVVNGFKGGDYNRIDRRLYVRQKHAHAWVEALVDWPDGTTRWTTLDPTPSNEREASVRRVASTGPFAELSDTLRYIWTYYIQGFDSARQQRLIYEPLRRLMAEARQGFGMMGQAIRSFFFFPDLRSFFNWRGFVVSFLGLLALTGLLLALRRLARWIRRRLPGGDKASDAESAQIAFFRRMIALLKRLELERGAGETPLEFARRAGQVLQARVEVADIPERVVLAYYAVRHGGRTLDSSTLQRLLSDLDCLDAALTGS from the coding sequence ATGCGATCGAAGTTTCCCCTGGTTTACCGAGTCAGCTTCTACATCACCGTCACGCTGGCGGTGCTGATCGTTTGCTATGAGGATGCCTCCGAAAACATCATGTCCCGATGGCTTCCCCTGGCGATGATCCTGGTGTCCTGCCTGGCTCTGGTTACCGTGGACCGCGACCCCCGCTATGGCCTGTCCATCAGTTCCTCCACCTTGCTCTCTTGGATGGCAATCCTGCTGGCCTACTTGGAATATGCTGTCCATTCCCGCGATGTGATCGCCCCCTTGACCCATTGGTTGATTTACCTTCAATTGGTCAAGATTTATCGTTTCAAACGAGCGCCCGACGACTGGTGGATTTTAGGGATTGGGTTGGTGTTGGTGGTGGTGGGTGCCGTTATGAACCGGGGTTCGGAGTCCTTGGGGCCGTTGATTCTGGTTTGGGCCTTCGCGGGGCTCTGGACGCTGGGGCTATTCCACCTGGCGCGGGCTGCCGAGCGCAGCCGTTTGGCCGAGGGCCGAACCCAGAGGTCGAGTCCACTCGCCAGCCAGGAGAAACCCGGTTCTGCCGTCACGACGCCGCTTGACGCGGGCCGCCGGCGCACCGTCGCCGCCCCTTATCCTCATCTGTTCGATCCACCGTTTTTCATCGTTGTTGCACGCGTGGGCATGGTGACTCTGGCGTTGGGCGGGGTCTTCTACCTGTTGGCCCCTCGATTCTCGACTCAGGGACAGATGGGAACCGCCGCGGCAGGCCGGACTTCGTTGACGGGCTTCGACGAACGCACGCCGGTTAAACTCGGCCGTCTGGGCACCATCCTGGAAAACAACGACTTAGTTTTCAGCGCCACCCTCACCGACGAACACGGCAACGACATCAACCCCGACGACCTCAACGAACCGCTGTTGTGGCGCGGTCTGGTCATGGGACGCTACGAGCGTTCCAGTTGGACCTCGGTCTTGATCAACAACCCGTCGCCGCCCCCGGCGCGTCGAAGCGACACCGCCCGGCAAATTTGCCAACAGATTACCCTGGAACCAACCCGCCAGACGGTTCGATTCGCCCTGGGGCCGATCCTCCAGATTGAAACCTTGGGCGACGAGCCGATGCAATTCCACGCTTCCTCCGGCACCTTGCGTTCCCCCCAAGGCAACGCCAATTGGGAATACCTGGTTTGGTCGGCCGCCGACCGCGACGACCCGGTGGGAGCCGAGTTGTCCGAAGGGCCGCTAGATCGAGAAGACCTGCTGACCTATACCCAAATCTCCAACGACTTGCGCCAACAACTCCAACCTCTGGCCCTGCAAGCGACCAAGGGAGGCGATCCTTACGACAACCTGGCGCTGGCTCGGCGGATCGAGGCGTTCCTGCGGGATTCGGGGGAATTCGGATACTCGTTGGTGCAAACTCGAACCGATCCCTCTCTTGATCCGGTGGTGGACTTTCTGACCAATCATCGAACCGGTCACTGCGAATATTACGCCACCGCGTTGGCGTTGATGCTGCGTGCGCTGGAAATTCCCGCGCGGGTTGTCAACGGATTCAAGGGAGGCGATTACAACCGGATCGATCGGAGGCTCTACGTTCGTCAGAAGCACGCCCACGCCTGGGTCGAGGCGCTGGTCGATTGGCCCGACGGCACGACCCGCTGGACCACCTTGGATCCGACGCCCTCTAACGAACGCGAAGCCTCGGTTCGTCGGGTCGCCTCCACCGGCCCGTTTGCTGAATTGTCCGATACGCTTCGGTATATCTGGACATATTATATTCAAGGATTCGATTCGGCCCGCCAACAGCGTTTGATCTACGAACCGTTGCGTCGCCTGATGGCCGAGGCGCGTCAGGGGTTTGGGATGATGGGACAAGCGATTCGTTCGTTCTTCTTCTTTCCCGACCTGCGTTCGTTTTTCAACTGGCGGGGTTTCGTGGTGTCGTTCCTGGGATTGCTGGCTTTGACGGGTTTGCTGTTGGCGTTGCGGCGGTTAGCGCGCTGGATTAGGCGGCGGTTGCCCGGCGGTGACAAGGCGTCTGACGCCGAATCGGCGCAGATTGCCTTCTTCCGCCGGATGATCGCCCTGCTCAAGCGGCTGGAACTGGAACGGGGAGCCGGCGAGACGCCTTTGGAGTTCGCTCGTCGGGCCGGCCAGGTACTTCAAGCGCGTGTCGAGGTGGCCGACATCCCTGAGCGGGTGGTCTTGGCGTACTACGCAGTGCGCCACGGCGGGCGAACTCTGGATTCGTCCACCCTGCAACGCCTTCTGAGCGATCTGGATTGTCTTGACGCGGCTCTGACCGGTTCGTGA
- a CDS encoding STAS domain-containing protein: MEIQRSQHGEIAVLTVEGRVDATTCEALQDVVLKTIDEGQRKLLLDLGGVNYVSSAGLRVFLLAAKRLAADSGAVAFCALTKDVRKLFNIMGLTARVALFETREDALANFPSPASVN; encoded by the coding sequence ATGGAAATCCAACGCAGCCAGCATGGCGAGATCGCCGTCCTCACGGTCGAAGGCCGGGTGGACGCCACGACTTGCGAAGCGCTTCAAGACGTGGTTTTGAAAACCATCGATGAAGGCCAACGCAAACTCCTGTTAGATCTCGGCGGCGTCAATTACGTCAGCAGCGCCGGGTTGCGCGTCTTCCTCCTGGCCGCCAAACGTCTGGCGGCCGACTCGGGAGCCGTGGCGTTTTGTGCCTTGACCAAAGACGTGCGCAAACTGTTCAACATCATGGGATTGACCGCCCGGGTCGCGTTGTTCGAGACCCGAGAGGACGCTTTGGCCAACTTTCCCTCTCCAGCCTCGGTCAATTAG
- a CDS encoding glycosyltransferase family 4 protein, which yields MTGSSEPLTPDPSRRDQPRPGRSVATTVSPGTEPIPILLLEGPLDSWMVLEQLRRLMDRLDRRGFETWAFVSRLPAGIDPVALEREEAILSRQALSLPWLRPLALRRLPWGPGIDGGDPPRPRLIHALQRRLCGLALDLAEHWGIPYYVSVPDFPPDQTRLRLSRRWCQGLIASIPEVAEALVETMAIPAEVIVSIDLGMDPHHAVPPPMDPPLLKRPPVEDSQTAPDLSHGLLDPYESHPGIPIDFEPPEPIEPARRALVVGTTGRGLPRDGLDLFLIAARRVLDAGLDAEFVISPWAGPLQEEELLRRAEWLKLSDRLTFVGHENLIPMFWNVLDLYCQPNRMPTVGRALIRARLEGLPVVASDLPGLSRQIHHDQDGLLVPPRDADALAKAMITLLSDPQRAARLGRAARARALAEHDPDQAADRLAAHYRLALERETQPGPFFQSYSLAT from the coding sequence ATGACCGGCTCCTCCGAACCCCTTACTCCCGATCCATCCCGCCGGGATCAACCACGACCTGGCCGATCCGTTGCGACCACCGTTTCTCCTGGAACCGAACCCATCCCGATTCTTCTGCTGGAGGGACCGCTCGATTCCTGGATGGTGTTGGAGCAACTCCGTCGGTTGATGGATCGCCTGGATCGCCGGGGGTTTGAAACTTGGGCGTTTGTCAGTCGATTGCCAGCCGGAATCGATCCAGTTGCCCTGGAGCGCGAGGAGGCGATTTTAAGCCGTCAGGCGTTGTCTTTGCCTTGGTTGAGACCGTTGGCGCTGCGGAGGTTGCCTTGGGGTCCGGGGATCGACGGGGGCGACCCGCCGCGGCCTCGCTTGATCCATGCCCTGCAACGCCGGCTTTGCGGGTTGGCGTTAGACCTGGCTGAACATTGGGGCATTCCTTATTATGTGTCAGTGCCCGACTTTCCACCGGATCAGACCCGTCTGCGACTCAGTCGCCGCTGGTGCCAGGGCCTGATCGCCTCGATTCCTGAAGTGGCTGAGGCGCTGGTGGAAACGATGGCAATTCCAGCCGAAGTCATTGTTTCCATCGACCTGGGGATGGACCCACACCACGCGGTTCCGCCTCCAATGGATCCGCCGTTGCTCAAGCGTCCCCCCGTTGAGGATTCCCAAACCGCTCCGGATCTCTCGCATGGTCTCCTGGATCCGTACGAGAGCCATCCCGGAATTCCAATCGACTTCGAACCGCCCGAGCCAATCGAACCTGCCCGTCGCGCCTTGGTCGTAGGAACCACGGGGCGTGGTTTGCCCCGCGACGGATTGGATCTGTTTCTCATCGCCGCCCGCCGCGTGCTGGATGCCGGCCTCGACGCCGAATTCGTCATCTCCCCCTGGGCCGGACCACTCCAAGAGGAAGAATTGCTCCGCCGCGCCGAATGGCTCAAGCTGAGCGACCGACTGACTTTCGTGGGTCACGAAAACCTCATTCCCATGTTCTGGAATGTTCTTGACTTATACTGTCAGCCTAACCGGATGCCGACCGTCGGTCGCGCTTTGATCCGCGCTCGTCTCGAAGGTCTGCCGGTGGTGGCGTCCGACTTGCCAGGACTCAGCCGGCAAATCCACCACGATCAGGATGGCCTGCTGGTCCCCCCTAGGGACGCTGACGCCCTGGCCAAGGCCATGATCACGCTGCTGAGCGACCCTCAACGCGCTGCGAGGTTGGGCCGGGCTGCGCGCGCCCGCGCCCTCGCCGAGCATGATCCCGACCAAGCGGCCGACCGGCTCGCGGCCCACTATCGCCTCGCCCTCGAACGGGAAACCCAACCTGGACCCTTTTTCCAATCCTACTCCCTCGCAACCTGA
- a CDS encoding ATP-binding protein: MSVVDSALVLRNELAEIPRLARWIAEFLETQGLGDDPSIVHDVQLCLEEIVTNIIKYAYAQEGPREIWVRLEYRPDALVAQVEDDGEPFNPLEHPRPDLSLGLAEVEPGGLGIELVREYMDDLSYHWNASEGRNCLRMVRRLAVSAA, translated from the coding sequence ATGAGCGTGGTCGATTCCGCGTTGGTGCTTCGGAACGAACTCGCCGAGATCCCCCGGTTGGCTCGGTGGATCGCCGAGTTCCTCGAAACCCAAGGGTTGGGCGACGATCCCTCGATCGTCCATGATGTGCAACTCTGTCTGGAGGAAATCGTTACAAACATTATCAAGTATGCTTATGCTCAGGAAGGTCCGCGTGAGATTTGGGTGCGGTTGGAATACCGCCCCGACGCGCTGGTCGCCCAGGTCGAGGACGACGGCGAACCATTCAACCCGTTGGAGCACCCTCGGCCCGATCTTTCTTTAGGACTGGCCGAGGTGGAGCCTGGCGGCCTCGGGATCGAACTGGTTCGTGAATACATGGACGACTTGTCGTACCATTGGAATGCGTCTGAGGGTCGCAATTGTCTGAGGATGGTTCGGCGTCTGGCGGTGTCCGCCGCCTGA
- a CDS encoding AAA family ATPase codes for MNPTTAVDTPPVSDSSAGSAGPAQDRPPLGRDQADPLLERLLNNIGKVVLGKPEPIRLAVVALLAEGHLLIEDVPGVGKTLLARALAASIDCSFRRLQFTPDLLPSDILGSSVYNPTTGEFVFKPGPLFANIILADEINRTTPRTQSALLEAMSERQVSIEGRTLHLELPFLVMATQNPYEFEGTYVLPESQLDRFMIRIKMGYPLRSEERRVLSSHRSGEPVETLSPVLSRLDVLDLQAAVRRVAVEDSVADYLLDLVHATRDHEEVRVGVSTRGALTLYRACQSLALVSGRDYVIPDDVKNLAVPVLAHRLVGKSFLQAGEFAAAEALIRDVLDRVPVPG; via the coding sequence ATGAATCCCACCACGGCGGTTGACACCCCGCCGGTCTCCGACTCCTCCGCTGGGTCCGCCGGACCCGCTCAGGATCGTCCTCCCCTTGGCCGAGACCAAGCCGACCCGCTTTTAGAGCGGCTGTTGAACAACATCGGCAAGGTGGTGCTGGGCAAGCCCGAACCGATTCGCTTGGCGGTGGTGGCTTTGCTGGCCGAAGGACACCTGCTTATTGAGGATGTCCCCGGTGTGGGTAAAACCCTGCTCGCCCGCGCCTTGGCCGCCAGCATCGACTGTTCGTTCCGCCGCCTTCAGTTTACCCCCGACCTGCTGCCGTCCGACATTCTGGGGTCCAGCGTGTACAATCCCACCACGGGGGAATTCGTCTTCAAGCCCGGCCCGCTGTTCGCCAACATCATCCTGGCCGACGAAATCAACCGCACCACGCCGCGAACCCAAAGCGCCCTATTAGAAGCGATGTCGGAACGCCAGGTTTCGATCGAGGGACGCACCCTCCACCTCGAACTCCCGTTTCTGGTGATGGCGACCCAAAACCCCTACGAATTCGAAGGCACCTACGTTCTACCCGAAAGCCAACTCGACCGCTTCATGATCCGGATCAAAATGGGATATCCCCTGCGTTCCGAAGAACGTCGCGTCCTCTCTAGCCACCGAAGCGGCGAGCCGGTCGAAACCCTAAGCCCCGTGCTGAGTCGCCTGGACGTGCTGGACCTGCAAGCGGCGGTGCGGCGGGTCGCCGTGGAAGATTCGGTGGCCGACTACCTGCTGGACCTGGTTCACGCCACCCGCGACCATGAGGAAGTGCGGGTGGGCGTCTCCACCCGAGGCGCTTTGACCCTCTATCGCGCCTGCCAGAGCTTGGCGTTAGTCTCGGGACGCGACTACGTGATCCCCGACGACGTGAAAAATCTGGCAGTGCCGGTGCTTGCGCATCGCCTAGTCGGCAAATCGTTTCTTCAGGCCGGCGAGTTCGCCGCCGCCGAGGCGCTGATCCGCGACGTGCTGGATCGGGTGCCGGTGCCCGGCTGA
- a CDS encoding PP2C family protein-serine/threonine phosphatase, whose product MSRRKRHRGFGFSTYVFVAPLVRSPTLTYKILIADDEPDLELLIRQRFRKQIRDKVYDFVFAHNGAEAIEILKNQQSVDLILTDINMPVMDGLTLLTKVAERDPLLLAVVISAYGDMKNIRTAMNRGAFDFLTKPIDFEDFELTLNKSIAHARGIREASRARQDLAALQRELTVAKDIQQSILPRVPINFAEKTHLDLFAKMIPAQNVGGDFYDFFWIGERKLGVVVGDVSGKGIGAALFMAISRTLLRAVAMRSESPGACLREVNAFLCRDNHTEQFVTLFYGILNLDEGTLRYANGAHDPPRVLRQTGDLETVEPTGDTVLGILEDLTFQDRELTLRPGELVFLNTDGVTDALNPNGESYGDERLNDFLKSVSHASAQEIVLGVVDAVAMFSSGASQWDDITALALRYLGSTGIGGESSSPLDNSNTISSRI is encoded by the coding sequence TTGAGCCGACGCAAGCGGCACCGCGGTTTTGGATTTTCCACCTATGTGTTCGTCGCGCCTCTGGTGAGGTCTCCCACCTTGACCTACAAAATCCTAATCGCCGACGACGAGCCGGACCTCGAACTCTTGATCCGTCAGCGGTTCCGTAAGCAGATCCGCGATAAGGTCTACGACTTCGTGTTCGCCCACAACGGCGCGGAAGCGATTGAAATTCTGAAAAATCAGCAAAGCGTTGACTTGATCCTCACCGACATCAACATGCCGGTGATGGATGGGTTGACCCTGCTAACCAAAGTGGCCGAGCGCGACCCACTGTTGCTGGCAGTGGTCATCTCGGCCTATGGCGATATGAAGAACATCCGCACGGCGATGAACCGGGGGGCGTTCGATTTTCTGACCAAACCGATCGACTTCGAAGATTTCGAACTGACCTTAAACAAGTCGATCGCCCACGCGCGGGGCATCCGCGAAGCCTCGCGGGCCCGCCAGGACCTGGCCGCGCTGCAACGTGAGCTGACGGTCGCCAAGGATATTCAGCAGTCAATCCTGCCGCGTGTGCCCATCAATTTCGCCGAAAAGACCCATCTCGACCTCTTTGCCAAAATGATCCCGGCTCAAAACGTTGGGGGCGATTTTTACGATTTCTTCTGGATTGGCGAACGCAAACTCGGCGTGGTGGTAGGCGATGTCTCCGGCAAAGGGATCGGCGCGGCGCTATTCATGGCGATCAGCCGGACGCTGCTGCGGGCGGTGGCCATGCGGAGCGAATCGCCGGGAGCCTGCCTACGCGAAGTCAACGCCTTCCTCTGCCGCGACAACCACACGGAACAGTTCGTGACCCTGTTTTACGGCATCCTCAACCTGGACGAAGGCACGTTGCGCTACGCCAACGGCGCGCATGACCCGCCGCGGGTGCTGCGGCAAACCGGGGACCTGGAAACCGTCGAACCGACTGGAGACACTGTGCTGGGCATCCTCGAGGATCTGACCTTTCAGGATCGGGAGTTGACACTCCGCCCCGGAGAACTCGTGTTCCTCAACACCGACGGCGTTACCGACGCGCTCAACCCTAACGGGGAATCCTACGGCGACGAGCGGCTGAACGACTTCCTCAAATCGGTGAGTCACGCCTCAGCTCAGGAAATCGTTCTGGGTGTGGTGGATGCTGTGGCGATGTTCAGTTCGGGGGCGTCCCAATGGGACGACATCACCGCGCTGGCGCTGCGTTACCTCGGTTCGACGGGCATTGGAGGCGAGTCCTCTTCCCCTCTAGATAATAGCAACACGATCTCGTCCCGAATATGA